From one Conexibacter woesei Iso977N genomic stretch:
- a CDS encoding LON peptidase substrate-binding domain-containing protein, giving the protein MSEHLDDFPLFPLGLAAVPHEVIPLHIFEDRYKAMIADVLESGREFGIIWAADDGLKANGCAVEVTEVLERHEDGRMDILTRGTRPFRVLEEKFDHVYPAGEVEFLDDKAEPVDPGTVDAAHAAYSSLVTEATDKVLEPEVLEPLTAYEMAATVDFGPDAKQGLLDLRSENARMRLLTRLFNAAMKRLDFIERAQARARSNGKVRFG; this is encoded by the coding sequence ATGAGCGAGCACCTCGACGACTTCCCGCTCTTCCCGCTCGGCCTGGCCGCGGTCCCGCACGAGGTGATCCCGCTGCACATCTTCGAGGACCGCTACAAGGCGATGATCGCCGACGTCCTGGAGTCCGGGCGCGAGTTCGGGATCATCTGGGCCGCCGACGACGGGCTGAAGGCCAACGGCTGCGCGGTGGAGGTCACCGAGGTGCTGGAGCGCCACGAGGACGGGCGCATGGACATCCTCACGCGCGGGACCCGGCCGTTCCGGGTCCTGGAGGAGAAGTTCGACCACGTCTACCCCGCCGGCGAGGTCGAGTTCCTCGACGACAAGGCCGAGCCGGTCGACCCCGGGACCGTCGACGCCGCGCACGCCGCGTACTCGTCGCTGGTGACCGAGGCCACCGACAAGGTCCTGGAGCCCGAGGTGCTGGAGCCGCTGACCGCCTACGAGATGGCGGCGACCGTGGACTTCGGCCCGGACGCCAAGCAGGGGCTGCTGGACCTGCGGTCGGAGAACGCGCGGATGCGGCTGCTGACGCGGCTGTTCAACGCGGCGATGAAGCGGCTGGACTTCATCGAGCGCGCGCAGGCTCGGGCGCGCTCGAATGGGAAGGTTCGCTTCGGCTGA
- a CDS encoding cryptochrome/photolyase family protein, translating to MGDATAIVWFRRDLRVHDHPALHAARAENDRVIPLFVVDDALIHGRYASPTRARFMLGCLAELDRALKDMGSGLVLRHGPPADAVVEVAREAGASAVYWTSDVAPYARRRDTRVTGALEDAGITARPCGGGYLVDVSKPRTQGGRPYTVFSPFHRAIADVERRPVHRAPADLPPLPSGLRRGRLPSAEALRLDPGVPDPIAEPGEDAARAALQRWLDGPLDGYADRHDALEGGTSILSPYLRWGCLSARECEERADARGGAGAAAFTRQLAWRDFYAHQLLMFPDNTNTEFQARYRDLRWEYDDEALQAWKDGLTGFPLVDAGMRQLAHTGWMHNRARLVVGSFLTKDLHLDWRDGERHFARLLLDGEPAQNNGNWQWIASTGADPAPYFRRMFNPMIQQRKFDPDGAYVRRWVPELRDVPVRRLPEPWTMSDAEQHDAGCVIGSDYPAPIVDHAHEREVARQRYGAAAG from the coding sequence ATGGGAGACGCCACCGCGATCGTCTGGTTCCGCCGCGACCTGCGCGTGCACGACCACCCAGCGCTGCACGCCGCGCGCGCGGAGAACGATCGGGTGATCCCGTTGTTCGTGGTCGACGACGCGCTCATCCACGGTCGTTACGCGTCGCCGACGCGGGCGCGCTTCATGCTCGGCTGCCTGGCGGAGCTCGACCGCGCGCTCAAGGACATGGGGTCGGGGCTAGTCCTACGCCATGGTCCGCCCGCGGACGCGGTGGTGGAGGTCGCGCGCGAGGCGGGCGCGAGCGCCGTGTACTGGACCAGCGACGTCGCGCCCTACGCGCGCCGCCGCGACACGCGCGTGACCGGGGCGCTGGAGGACGCGGGCATCACGGCGCGGCCGTGCGGCGGCGGCTACCTCGTGGACGTCTCGAAGCCGCGCACGCAGGGCGGCAGGCCCTACACGGTGTTCTCGCCGTTCCACCGCGCGATCGCCGACGTGGAGCGCCGTCCGGTCCACCGCGCGCCCGCCGACCTGCCGCCGCTGCCCAGCGGGCTGAGGAGGGGGCGGCTGCCCAGCGCGGAGGCGCTGAGGCTCGACCCCGGCGTCCCGGACCCCATCGCCGAGCCCGGGGAGGACGCGGCCCGCGCCGCCCTGCAGCGCTGGCTCGACGGCCCGCTGGACGGCTACGCCGACCGACATGATGCCCTTGAAGGCGGCACGTCGATCCTGTCGCCCTACCTGCGCTGGGGCTGCCTGAGCGCTCGGGAATGCGAGGAGCGCGCGGACGCCCGCGGCGGCGCCGGCGCGGCGGCGTTCACCCGCCAGCTCGCGTGGCGTGACTTCTACGCCCACCAGCTCCTGATGTTCCCCGACAACACCAACACGGAGTTCCAGGCGCGCTATCGCGACCTCAGGTGGGAATACGACGACGAGGCGCTCCAGGCCTGGAAGGACGGCCTGACCGGCTTCCCGCTCGTCGACGCCGGGATGCGCCAGCTCGCGCACACGGGGTGGATGCACAACCGCGCGCGGCTGGTCGTCGGCTCGTTCCTGACCAAGGACCTGCACTTGGACTGGCGCGACGGCGAGCGCCACTTCGCGCGGCTGCTGCTCGACGGCGAGCCCGCGCAGAACAACGGCAACTGGCAGTGGATCGCCTCGACCGGCGCGGACCCCGCGCCGTACTTCCGGCGGATGTTCAACCCGATGATCCAGCAGCGCAAGTTCGATCCGGACGGCGCCTACGTACGGCGCTGGGTGCCCGAGCTGCGCGACGTCCCGGTCAGGCGCCTGCCCGAGCCGTGGACGATGAGCGACGCTGAGCAGCACGACGCGGGCTGCGTGATCGGCAGCGACTACCCGGCGCCGATCGTCGACCACGCCCACGAGCGCGAGGTCGCCAGGCAGCGCTACGGCGCGGCGGCCGGTTGA
- the lepB gene encoding signal peptidase I — MSPDAVSSPPELPRSRRRWLVVAVLAVGACIALVLLVGGAATVRHGYHAYRVPSGAMEPTIKVGTHFLADTKVYDHHAPRVGDVVVLHPPTGAETNTCGAAHSEDQACPRPTRGAARETFIKRVVAVGPASVAIRGGRTIVDGRTANEPFIARCPAGIGDICSMPRPISVPKGYVFLLGDNRGNSDDSRFWGPIPAGWVIGRAERCGFLRLSCHPL, encoded by the coding sequence GTGAGCCCCGATGCGGTTTCCTCGCCGCCCGAGCTGCCGCGCAGCAGGAGGCGCTGGCTGGTCGTGGCGGTGCTGGCGGTCGGGGCGTGCATCGCGCTGGTGCTGCTCGTCGGCGGCGCGGCGACCGTCAGGCACGGCTACCACGCGTACCGCGTGCCGAGCGGCGCGATGGAGCCGACGATCAAGGTCGGGACGCACTTCCTCGCCGACACCAAGGTCTACGACCACCACGCGCCGCGGGTGGGCGACGTCGTCGTCCTGCACCCGCCCACCGGCGCGGAGACGAACACCTGCGGCGCCGCGCACAGCGAGGACCAGGCGTGCCCGCGGCCGACGCGCGGCGCGGCGAGGGAGACCTTCATCAAGCGCGTCGTCGCGGTCGGGCCGGCGTCGGTCGCGATCCGCGGCGGGCGGACGATCGTCGACGGCAGGACGGCGAACGAGCCGTTCATCGCGCGTTGCCCCGCGGGCATCGGGGACATCTGCTCCATGCCGCGGCCGATCTCGGTGCCCAAGGGCTACGTCTTCCTGCTCGGCGACAACCGCGGCAACTCCGACGACAGCCGCTTCTGGGGCCCGATCCCCGCCGGCTGGGTCATCGGCCGCGCGGAGCGGTGCGGGTTCCTGCGGCTGTCCTGCCACCCGCTCTAG